From Quercus lobata isolate SW786 chromosome 1, ValleyOak3.0 Primary Assembly, whole genome shotgun sequence, one genomic window encodes:
- the LOC115990560 gene encoding L10-interacting MYB domain-containing protein-like produces the protein MSKGKEKVGGSKQFRWLPPMHEMMLKILTEEAGKGNKPSNTFRAGSFALVAKEITAHFGVECHPVFVENRMRTLRSMWSTIQELRRKSGFGWDENLKMITCDAKTYQEEVMAHRKHAEYLNKKIEFYDELAIVVGKDTATGGFAKSGVDIENEPDNGDTGDSAEFVADNVEECVVERGRTQMNHPPLGREFPSPAKEGVQLLLLMIVC, from the exons ATGTCAAAGGGGAAAGAAAAAGTTGGTGGCAGCAAGCAATTTAGGTGGCTGCCACCTATGCATGAGATGATGCTAAAGATACTTACAGAGGAGGCTGGAAAGGGCAATAAGCCCTCTAATACTTTTAGGGCCGGCTCCTTTGCTCTTGTAGCCAAGGAGATAACGGCCCATTTCGGGGTTGAGTGCCACCCTGTATTTGTGGAGAACCGGATGCGGACTCTAAGGTCCATGTGGTCAACTATTCAAGAGCTTAGAAGGAAGAGTGGATTCGGTTGGGACGAAAATCTGAAAATGATAACTTGTGACGCAAAAACATACCAAGAAGAAGTTATG GCACATCGGAAGCATGCCGAGTAtctgaacaaaaaaattgagttttacgATGAATTAGCGATTGTGGTGGGAAAGGACACAGCCACAGGTGGCTTTGCTAAGTCCGGAGTGGATATCGAAAATGAGCCAGATAATGGGGATACTGGGGATAGTGCAGAGTTTGTCGCAGATAATGTGGAGGAATGTGTGGTTGAAAGGGGAAGAACGCAAATGAATCATCCACCACTGGGTCGGGAATTTCCAAGTCCCGCAAAAGAGGGCGTGCAGCTTCTACTGTTGATGATAGTGTGCTGA